Proteins co-encoded in one Bacillus kexueae genomic window:
- a CDS encoding FAD-binding domain-containing protein — protein sequence MNVVLFHRDLRLRDHLPLSAAIRTGTVMPLYVVEPSFWTGNCSIRHYQFVLESLTQLKEQVEERGGTFFFFIGDLEEAFQVLLETYGVFRVFTYLERERHGRIVQWMNKHGLPLTTFSKEGSVEVELSDRRYREKWHEYMEEEQASVPEMFPSINEWPSSFHTDLDECHSLKVPGEKIRFGLEGGELNALDTLATFLQKGGEKPSTMMEAIRFTSQLSPYITWGNISIRHIVQALREKKEIAFNSVIDSLLLRCKIARNSVVSEEKETDHSLLPTITGIPILDAMMNYVKKTGWIDQRSREAIVSMYQAIGMDKSSINRELARLWLDYDPNIHSFYINSCKKSIHPVSFSKKVDPKGTFIRRNVPQLKDVSEKYIHEPWLYPGFFQLDYPAPIIDIYRVYASPKRQSQVNEDQLTLDLK from the coding sequence ATGAATGTCGTGTTGTTTCATCGCGACTTACGTTTGCGAGACCATTTACCTTTGTCAGCAGCCATTAGAACGGGAACGGTGATGCCTCTTTATGTGGTAGAGCCGTCGTTTTGGACTGGGAATTGCTCAATTCGACACTATCAGTTTGTATTAGAGAGTTTAACTCAATTAAAAGAACAAGTAGAAGAGCGGGGCGGAACATTTTTTTTCTTCATAGGAGACTTAGAAGAGGCATTCCAAGTGTTGCTTGAAACGTATGGAGTGTTTCGTGTGTTCACCTATCTTGAACGAGAGCGTCATGGTCGAATTGTTCAATGGATGAACAAACATGGACTTCCCCTAACTACTTTCTCGAAAGAAGGAAGTGTCGAAGTGGAGCTATCTGACCGTCGCTACCGGGAGAAGTGGCATGAGTATATGGAAGAAGAGCAGGCGAGCGTACCAGAAATGTTTCCATCTATAAATGAGTGGCCGAGCTCCTTTCATACCGACTTGGATGAATGTCACTCGTTAAAAGTACCCGGTGAAAAAATACGTTTCGGATTGGAAGGCGGAGAGCTGAATGCATTGGATACGTTAGCTACCTTTCTGCAAAAGGGTGGAGAGAAACCGAGTACTATGATGGAAGCTATTCGATTTACCAGTCAATTGTCTCCTTACATTACGTGGGGAAATATTTCAATTCGTCATATCGTTCAGGCTCTTAGAGAAAAAAAGGAAATTGCGTTTAATAGCGTGATTGATTCCTTACTTCTACGTTGTAAAATAGCACGTAACTCTGTAGTAAGTGAAGAAAAAGAGACGGATCATTCACTGCTCCCGACTATAACAGGCATACCTATATTAGATGCAATGATGAACTATGTTAAAAAAACAGGATGGATTGACCAGCGTTCGCGTGAAGCAATCGTCTCCATGTACCAAGCAATAGGTATGGACAAATCATCGATTAATCGTGAACTTGCCCGACTGTGGCTTGATTATGACCCAAATATTCACTCATTCTATATTAACAGTTGTAAAAAATCGATTCATCCCGTTTCCTTTTCGAAAAAAGTCGATCCGAAAGGAACATTTATCAGACGGAACGTACCACAATTAAAGGATGTGTCCGAGAAATATATACATGAACCGTGGTTATATCCAGGATTCTTTCAGCTCGATTATCCAGCTCCAATTATTGATATTTATCGAGTCTATGCTTCACCAAAGCGTCAGTCACAAGTAAATGAAGATCAGTTGACACTAGACTTAAAGTAA
- a CDS encoding glycine betaine uptake BCCT transporter — protein MKKISNVFWITLSIVFIMVLLGIFTPTQFETLTSNLQNLITNTFGWYYLIIVTLFVIFCLFLIFSPIGTIRLGKPDEKPEYSRKSWFAMLFSAGMGIGLVFYGTAEPLSHFAVSPPVAEAGSSQAIKDAMLYTFFHWGVHAWGIYALVALSLAYFKFRKGKPGLISAALSPILGKAAEGKLGTLIDVIAVFATLVGVATTLGFGATQINGGLSFLFGIPNNMFVQFLIIAIVTVLFLISAWSGLSKGIKYLSNANMILAISLFVLTLMIGPTLFILNMFTDTIGAYIQNIVRLSFRIAPLNEEHRSWINGWTIFYWAWWMSWSPFVGIFIARVSRGRTIREFLIGVLLMPPLVSFLWFSVFGVTAIDLQMTGIVDLTTYATEETLFAVFNQLPISTILSIVAVILIGTFFITSADSATFVLGMQTTYGSLTPPNTVKLTWGIAQSTIAIILLYTGGLQGLQNALIISAFPFSIIMVLMMVALYKSLIQEKKELGLYIKPKPKKTPKPDHV, from the coding sequence TTGAAAAAGATTTCAAATGTCTTTTGGATAACATTATCCATTGTCTTTATCATGGTTTTGTTGGGTATTTTTACTCCTACTCAATTCGAAACCTTAACGAGTAATCTACAAAATCTGATTACCAATACATTTGGGTGGTATTACCTGATCATCGTAACGTTATTTGTCATCTTTTGTTTATTTTTGATTTTTAGTCCAATTGGAACTATTCGTTTAGGTAAGCCAGATGAAAAACCGGAGTATAGCCGAAAATCATGGTTTGCGATGTTATTTAGTGCCGGTATGGGGATTGGGCTCGTATTCTATGGTACTGCAGAACCGTTATCTCATTTTGCTGTAAGCCCCCCCGTTGCAGAAGCTGGCTCATCACAAGCTATTAAAGATGCTATGCTTTATACTTTTTTCCACTGGGGTGTTCACGCATGGGGAATCTATGCTCTTGTCGCTTTATCATTAGCTTATTTTAAATTCAGAAAGGGAAAACCAGGATTAATAAGTGCCGCTTTATCCCCTATTCTCGGAAAAGCAGCAGAAGGAAAGCTCGGGACACTAATCGATGTTATTGCTGTATTTGCAACTCTTGTTGGTGTCGCAACAACACTCGGCTTTGGGGCCACACAAATCAACGGTGGACTTTCTTTCTTATTCGGGATACCGAATAACATGTTCGTTCAATTTTTAATTATTGCCATTGTAACCGTATTGTTTTTAATTAGTGCGTGGTCAGGACTTAGCAAGGGAATTAAATATTTAAGTAATGCCAATATGATATTAGCCATTTCCCTCTTTGTCTTAACCCTCATGATTGGACCGACTTTATTTATATTGAATATGTTTACAGATACGATTGGAGCCTACATTCAAAATATTGTTCGCTTAAGCTTTCGCATTGCTCCTTTAAATGAAGAACATAGAAGTTGGATCAATGGATGGACAATTTTTTATTGGGCTTGGTGGATGTCATGGTCACCATTTGTCGGAATCTTCATTGCGCGGGTATCAAGAGGTCGAACAATTCGAGAGTTTTTAATTGGTGTTCTCTTAATGCCACCGCTTGTCAGCTTTTTATGGTTCTCCGTCTTTGGAGTGACGGCCATAGATTTACAAATGACTGGAATCGTAGACTTAACCACTTATGCAACAGAAGAAACGTTATTCGCTGTCTTTAATCAATTGCCGATCTCAACCATTCTATCGATTGTGGCTGTCATTTTAATAGGAACATTTTTCATCACCTCTGCCGATTCAGCAACTTTCGTACTCGGTATGCAAACGACATACGGATCACTCACACCGCCAAACACTGTTAAATTAACATGGGGAATCGCTCAGTCGACAATCGCAATTATTCTGTTGTACACAGGAGGCTTGCAAGGACTTCAAAATGCACTCATCATCTCAGCATTCCCATTTTCAATTATCATGGTATTGATGATGGTCGCTCTTTACAAATCTCTCATCCAAGAGAAAAAAGAGTTAGGCTTATACATTAAACCTAAACCGAAAAAAACCCCGAAACCAGATCATGTTTAA
- the treP gene encoding PTS system trehalose-specific EIIBC component has translation MGQYREQVRQIVDAIGGKENIQKATHCVTRLRLILQDEEKVDQEKLEKIDVVKGSFSTNGQFQVVIGQGTVEKVYNELLAETNLEKASKDDVKAEAAKNLNILQKLIKTLADIFIPILPAIVTAGLLMGINNVLTASDLFYEGKALIDVHTEWKDVAGIINLIANTAFVFLPGIIGWSAVNKFGGSPLLGIVLGLMLVHPDLLNAWGYGAAQQEGAIPTWNLFGLEVEKVGYQGQVLPILIASYVLAKLEVSLKKRIPDALQMLLVAPIALLVTGLVSFIVIGPITFTIGNALTNAVVGIFEAAPAIGGLLYGGLYAPLVITGMHHTFLAVDLQLIGTTGGTFLWPMLALSNIAQGSAALAMMFATKDEKLKGLSLTSAISAFLGITEPAMFGVNLRYRFAFLSAIAGSAIAGLFITINGVRATSIGVGGLPGIISIYAEHWGSFFIGMLIVLIVPFVATYILAKVKRVHK, from the coding sequence ATGGGCCAATATCGTGAGCAAGTGCGTCAAATCGTGGATGCCATTGGTGGCAAAGAGAATATACAAAAAGCGACGCATTGTGTAACTAGACTTCGTCTAATTCTTCAAGATGAAGAAAAAGTCGATCAAGAAAAGCTTGAAAAGATCGATGTAGTAAAAGGATCTTTCTCTACGAATGGCCAGTTCCAAGTCGTAATTGGACAAGGGACTGTTGAGAAAGTGTACAACGAATTATTAGCAGAAACGAATTTAGAAAAAGCTTCGAAGGATGACGTAAAAGCAGAAGCGGCTAAAAACTTAAATATTTTACAAAAACTCATCAAAACGTTAGCAGATATCTTTATCCCAATCCTTCCAGCAATCGTGACAGCTGGTTTACTTATGGGGATCAACAACGTTTTAACGGCGTCTGATTTATTTTATGAAGGAAAAGCACTTATCGATGTTCATACGGAATGGAAAGATGTTGCAGGCATTATTAACTTAATTGCCAACACAGCATTTGTCTTCTTACCAGGTATCATTGGTTGGTCTGCAGTGAATAAATTTGGTGGAAGTCCACTTCTTGGTATTGTACTAGGATTGATGCTTGTTCACCCTGATTTATTAAACGCTTGGGGGTACGGTGCAGCTCAGCAAGAAGGGGCAATTCCAACATGGAACCTTTTTGGATTAGAGGTTGAGAAAGTAGGTTATCAAGGACAAGTACTACCAATTTTAATTGCATCGTATGTATTAGCAAAACTTGAAGTGTCCTTGAAAAAACGTATTCCAGATGCGTTACAAATGTTATTAGTTGCACCTATTGCGCTATTAGTGACGGGACTCGTTTCATTTATTGTGATTGGTCCGATTACGTTTACGATCGGTAATGCACTAACAAACGCAGTTGTGGGAATTTTTGAAGCAGCACCAGCCATCGGGGGACTTCTTTACGGTGGACTTTATGCACCGCTCGTTATTACAGGAATGCACCATACATTCTTAGCGGTGGACCTTCAGTTAATTGGTACGACAGGTGGAACGTTCTTATGGCCAATGCTTGCATTGTCTAACATTGCCCAAGGTTCTGCTGCATTGGCTATGATGTTTGCAACAAAGGATGAAAAATTAAAAGGATTATCGTTAACATCTGCTATTTCAGCCTTTTTAGGGATTACAGAGCCTGCAATGTTCGGTGTTAACTTACGCTATCGTTTCGCATTCTTATCTGCCATTGCCGGATCTGCTATTGCGGGTTTATTCATTACTATCAATGGGGTGCGTGCTACATCCATTGGCGTAGGTGGATTACCAGGAATTATCTCAATCTATGCTGAACATTGGGGATCTTTCTTCATTGGAATGTTAATCGTCTTAATCGTTCCGTTTGTCGCTACGTATATTTTAGCGAAAGTAAAACGTGTTCATAAGTAA
- the treC gene encoding alpha,alpha-phosphotrehalase has product MKQPWWKKSVVYQIYPKSFNDTTGNGVGDLQGIIEKLDYLKTLGVDVIWLTPIYKSPQKDNGYDISDYFQIHEEYGTMEDFDQLLEEAHKRDMKIIMDIVINHTSTDHSWFQEAKKSKDNPYRNFYIWKDPNEDGSAPTNWESKFGGNAWEYDEETGQYYLHLFDVTQADLNWENEELRQKVYDMMHFWLKKGVDGFRLDVINLISKNQDFPNDDIGDGRRFYTDGPRIHEFLHDMNQKVFSQYDMMTVGEMSSTSIDHCIKYTNPSREELSMTFNFHHLKVDYPNGDKWTVADFDFIALKSILSEWQTKMHAGGGWNALFWCNHDQPRIVSRYGNDKEYHTESAKMLATTIHMMQGTPYIYQGEEIGMTNPYFDRLEDYRDVESINMYHILKEKGKTEEEILSILQSKSRDNSRTPVQWSGEPHGGFTNGTPWIHVASNYDSINVEKALKDEKSVFYHYKKLIELRKKYDVITDGDYELLLPEDRQIFAYVRNTEDEKLLVVNNFYGENATFELPEHVNIDGFKWDILLSNYEGSSTDIQKLSLRPYESIVFHLTKA; this is encoded by the coding sequence ATGAAACAACCGTGGTGGAAAAAATCAGTCGTTTACCAAATTTATCCGAAGAGCTTTAATGATACGACAGGAAATGGTGTAGGGGATTTACAAGGCATCATTGAAAAGCTAGACTACTTAAAAACTCTAGGGGTTGATGTCATTTGGCTCACTCCGATTTACAAATCTCCGCAAAAAGATAATGGATATGACATAAGTGACTATTTTCAAATTCATGAAGAATACGGTACAATGGAGGACTTTGACCAACTTCTAGAAGAAGCACATAAACGTGATATGAAAATCATTATGGACATTGTCATCAATCATACGTCTACTGACCATTCATGGTTTCAAGAGGCGAAAAAGAGTAAAGACAATCCGTATCGAAACTTTTATATTTGGAAGGATCCAAACGAAGATGGTAGTGCTCCAACGAATTGGGAATCTAAATTCGGCGGGAATGCGTGGGAATATGATGAAGAAACAGGCCAATACTATCTCCACTTATTCGATGTTACGCAAGCGGATCTGAACTGGGAGAATGAAGAGCTTCGTCAAAAAGTGTATGATATGATGCATTTCTGGTTGAAAAAAGGTGTAGATGGCTTCCGATTAGATGTGATCAATTTAATCTCAAAAAATCAGGATTTCCCAAATGATGATATTGGTGACGGACGCAGATTTTACACAGATGGTCCGCGGATTCATGAATTCTTACATGATATGAACCAAAAAGTGTTCTCTCAATATGACATGATGACAGTTGGAGAAATGTCTTCTACGTCCATTGATCATTGTATAAAATATACAAATCCAAGCCGAGAAGAGCTTAGCATGACGTTTAATTTCCATCACTTAAAAGTCGATTATCCGAACGGGGATAAATGGACGGTTGCCGACTTTGATTTCATTGCCTTAAAGAGTATTTTATCCGAGTGGCAGACGAAAATGCATGCAGGTGGTGGCTGGAATGCTTTATTCTGGTGTAACCATGATCAGCCACGCATAGTTTCACGCTACGGAAATGATAAAGAATATCATACAGAGTCAGCAAAAATGTTAGCAACTACGATTCATATGATGCAAGGAACGCCTTATATTTATCAAGGAGAAGAAATCGGGATGACCAATCCGTATTTTGATCGCCTTGAAGACTATCGGGATGTTGAGTCCATTAACATGTACCATATCTTAAAAGAAAAGGGCAAAACGGAGGAAGAAATTTTAAGCATCTTACAAAGTAAATCACGAGATAATTCACGTACGCCTGTCCAATGGAGTGGAGAACCACATGGTGGATTTACAAACGGTACTCCTTGGATTCATGTCGCATCGAATTATGATTCCATAAATGTAGAAAAAGCGTTGAAAGACGAAAAATCGGTCTTCTATCATTACAAAAAGTTAATTGAACTTCGCAAAAAATATGATGTGATTACGGACGGAGATTATGAGCTTCTTTTACCGGAAGATCGACAAATTTTTGCTTACGTTCGCAATACAGAAGATGAAAAATTACTCGTCGTAAACAATTTCTATGGAGAAAATGCGACATTCGAATTACCGGAACACGTCAACATTGATGGGTTTAAGTGGGATATCTTGCTATCAAACTATGAAGGTTCAAGTACGGACATTCAAAAGCTTTCATTACGTCCGTATGAATCAATTGTCTTCCACTTAACAAAAGCTTAA
- the treR gene encoding trehalose operon repressor, with translation MRKNKFYAIYTELAEKIKSGDYKPGETLPSEHELTDTYETSRETIRKALNLLAQNGFIQKIRGKGSIVLDMQKMSLPFSGLVSFKEVAEHSGFHAETVVHEFGLMKPTESLMTKLKATPNDEIWEVIRSRRINGEHVILDKDYFLKAFVPYLSKDICEKSIYEYLEKKLNLTISFAKKEIIVEPCTEEDRKLLDVDGFDHIVVVKNYVYLDDATLFQYTESRHRLDKFRFVDFARRGV, from the coding sequence ATGCGTAAGAATAAGTTTTATGCGATTTATACGGAGTTAGCAGAAAAAATAAAATCCGGGGATTATAAACCAGGTGAAACACTACCTTCTGAGCATGAATTAACAGATACATACGAAACAAGTCGGGAAACCATTCGGAAAGCTCTTAACTTATTAGCGCAGAACGGTTTTATTCAAAAAATTAGAGGGAAGGGCTCAATCGTCCTCGATATGCAAAAAATGAGCCTACCGTTTTCAGGACTTGTCAGCTTTAAAGAAGTGGCAGAACATAGTGGGTTTCATGCGGAAACGGTGGTTCATGAATTTGGCTTGATGAAACCGACAGAATCGTTAATGACAAAATTAAAAGCGACACCTAATGATGAAATTTGGGAAGTTATTCGTTCACGCCGCATCAATGGAGAGCATGTCATTTTAGATAAAGATTATTTTTTAAAAGCTTTTGTCCCTTACTTATCGAAGGATATATGTGAAAAATCGATTTATGAGTATTTAGAAAAGAAGTTAAATCTCACTATCAGCTTTGCGAAGAAAGAAATCATCGTTGAGCCTTGTACAGAAGAAGATCGGAAGTTACTCGATGTAGATGGGTTCGATCATATAGTAGTGGTGAAAAACTATGTTTATTTAGATGATGCGACCCTTTTTCAATACACGGAATCACGTCATCGATTGGATAAGTTTCGATTTGTCGACTTTGCTCGTCGAGGAGTGTAG
- a CDS encoding DUF1128 domain-containing protein, giving the protein MNLSQKSTENVEFMITKIKEKLNVLNVGAIKPSHFDEEMYEELKDIYELVMKKQSFSPSEMQAIAEELGQLRKMS; this is encoded by the coding sequence TTGAATTTATCTCAAAAATCAACTGAAAACGTCGAGTTTATGATAACGAAAATTAAAGAAAAGCTAAATGTTTTAAATGTCGGTGCCATTAAACCTTCTCATTTTGATGAAGAAATGTACGAAGAATTGAAAGATATTTACGAATTAGTGATGAAAAAGCAGTCATTTAGTCCAAGTGAAATGCAAGCAATTGCAGAAGAGTTAGGTCAATTACGAAAAATGTCTTAA
- a CDS encoding low molecular weight protein-tyrosine-phosphatase has translation MVKVLFVCLGNICRSPMAEAIFRDLVKKEGLESKIEVDSAGTGDWHIGNPPHIGTRNILDQYNISYEGLKARQVKAQDIEEFDYIIGMDSENIGNVRRLANPNQSSHIYRLMDFVKDAKLVDVPDPYFTGNFEEVYEMVTEGCKQLLEEIKKEYNFS, from the coding sequence ATGGTAAAAGTATTATTCGTTTGTTTAGGAAATATTTGTCGCTCTCCTATGGCAGAAGCCATTTTCCGTGATCTCGTGAAAAAGGAAGGGCTTGAATCAAAGATTGAGGTGGATTCTGCAGGAACGGGTGATTGGCATATTGGCAACCCACCCCATATCGGAACAAGAAATATTTTAGATCAGTACAACATTTCGTACGAAGGACTAAAAGCAAGACAAGTAAAGGCTCAGGATATTGAAGAATTTGACTACATTATTGGGATGGATAGCGAAAATATCGGAAATGTTCGCCGATTAGCGAACCCGAATCAATCAAGCCATATTTATCGCTTGATGGACTTTGTAAAAGATGCAAAGCTCGTCGATGTTCCTGATCCATATTTTACCGGAAACTTTGAAGAAGTTTATGAGATGGTAACAGAAGGATGTAAGCAGCTTTTAGAAGAAATAAAAAAAGAGTACAACTTTTCATGA
- a CDS encoding YtxH domain-containing protein, which translates to MGSENKLLKGLFVGAAVGMAIALVDKQTRKVAIEKGKEAADCVKYCAENPEVVSSFVKGKMDEVKTTLRSVSEDITFLNEKVKDLKELTPQVLEFIEETKEQINRRMND; encoded by the coding sequence ATGGGAAGCGAGAATAAACTATTAAAAGGTTTATTTGTAGGAGCTGCGGTTGGAATGGCTATTGCATTAGTCGATAAGCAAACGCGCAAGGTAGCGATAGAAAAAGGAAAAGAAGCGGCCGACTGCGTAAAATATTGCGCTGAAAACCCAGAAGTCGTATCTTCTTTTGTAAAAGGAAAAATGGATGAAGTTAAAACGACGTTAAGATCCGTTTCTGAAGATATCACATTTTTAAATGAAAAGGTAAAGGATTTAAAAGAACTTACACCGCAAGTTTTGGAGTTTATTGAAGAGACGAAGGAGCAAATCAATCGTCGAATGAACGATTAA
- a CDS encoding YihY/virulence factor BrkB family protein, which translates to MTDRSIHRNLVQELFHRFSRDQIAGMAAELAYFFSLSLFPFLIFLITLLGYLPLNADDILNFIAQYAPGNTIAIIEENVRGIVNTQNGKLLSFGIIATLWSASNGINAIVRALNRAYEVDENRHFLVARGMAIILTFAMIFVIIIALLLPVFGREIGLFISSVFGLSDMFLTVWNMVRWLVSVVILCLVFSGLYFIAPNKHLRISEVYPGALFATVGWIVVSLAFSYYVGNFANYSVTYGSLGGVIVLLIWFYLTGFIIILGGEINAILYQRYHPSPS; encoded by the coding sequence ATGACTGACCGATCGATTCACCGTAATTTAGTCCAGGAATTATTTCATCGCTTTTCACGAGACCAAATAGCTGGAATGGCAGCTGAGCTAGCGTACTTTTTCTCATTATCCTTATTTCCGTTTCTCATTTTTTTAATTACATTGCTTGGGTATTTGCCGTTGAATGCAGACGATATATTGAATTTTATCGCTCAATACGCCCCGGGTAATACAATTGCAATCATCGAAGAAAATGTACGTGGAATCGTGAATACCCAAAATGGAAAGCTACTATCTTTTGGGATCATTGCTACGTTATGGTCTGCTTCCAATGGAATTAATGCCATTGTGCGAGCGCTAAATCGTGCATATGAAGTGGATGAAAATCGACACTTTTTAGTTGCAAGAGGGATGGCAATTATCTTAACGTTTGCGATGATTTTTGTCATCATTATCGCGCTCCTCTTGCCGGTTTTTGGCCGTGAAATCGGACTGTTTATCTCGTCTGTGTTTGGCTTATCAGACATGTTTTTAACTGTATGGAATATGGTTCGTTGGCTCGTAAGTGTAGTCATTCTTTGCTTAGTTTTTTCTGGACTTTATTTCATTGCACCGAATAAGCATTTGCGAATTTCTGAGGTGTATCCAGGTGCATTATTCGCAACGGTTGGATGGATTGTCGTATCATTAGCCTTCTCGTATTATGTTGGTAATTTTGCCAATTACAGTGTGACGTATGGGAGCTTAGGAGGAGTTATTGTCCTTCTCATTTGGTTCTATTTAACCGGGTTTATCATTATACTTGGTGGGGAAATTAACGCTATTCTTTACCAGCGGTACCACCCATCCCCTTCATAA
- a CDS encoding SDR family NAD(P)-dependent oxidoreductase, with protein MFEQKVVIVTGSGNGIGKEIALMYARSKAKIVLVDRDEKGLVGVEKMIAELGGAYLRYAIDLRKVDEIEKLVADVKSQFGTIDILINNAGMSRFYSPYEITEEQWDDIIDSNLKGAFFMARECAKVMKEKGGGRIVNIASTRAFMSESGGEAYGSSKGGLIALTHALANSLSEDNILVNAISPGWIHTGKASELRSIDHEQHLAKRVGTSSDIAEACAFLTSPTNSFITGENITIDGGMTKKMIYVD; from the coding sequence ATGTTTGAACAAAAAGTTGTCATTGTCACAGGGAGTGGAAATGGCATTGGAAAAGAAATCGCACTTATGTATGCAAGGAGTAAAGCGAAAATCGTTCTTGTCGACCGGGATGAAAAGGGATTAGTAGGTGTCGAGAAAATGATAGCGGAATTAGGGGGAGCTTATTTACGCTATGCTATTGATCTTCGAAAAGTGGATGAAATTGAAAAGCTTGTAGCGGATGTGAAAAGTCAGTTTGGGACCATTGATATTTTAATTAATAATGCTGGTATGTCAAGGTTTTACTCTCCATATGAAATAACAGAAGAACAATGGGATGATATTATTGATAGTAATTTGAAAGGGGCTTTCTTCATGGCTCGAGAATGCGCCAAAGTAATGAAAGAGAAGGGAGGAGGTCGCATCGTCAATATTGCTTCTACAAGAGCGTTCATGTCGGAGTCAGGTGGGGAAGCATACGGTTCATCTAAAGGAGGACTCATTGCCTTAACCCATGCATTGGCAAATTCCTTGTCTGAAGACAATATCCTCGTGAATGCGATAAGCCCCGGATGGATACATACAGGTAAAGCAAGTGAATTGCGGTCCATTGACCACGAACAACATCTTGCTAAACGAGTTGGCACCTCATCTGACATCGCAGAGGCATGTGCATTTTTAACGAGTCCTACGAATTCGTTTATAACAGGAGAAAACATTACGATTGATGGTGGAATGACGAAAAAGATGATTTATGTTGATTAG
- a CDS encoding BH0509 family protein, translating to MGRQERKNMIEFITKMKDIDQETIMYMTDADIEHIYTATYHSYLQMNE from the coding sequence GTGGGAAGACAAGAGCGTAAAAACATGATTGAATTTATTACAAAAATGAAAGACATCGATCAAGAAACGATTATGTATATGACGGATGCGGACATTGAACACATCTATACGGCCACTTATCATTCATACTTGCAAATGAACGAATAG
- a CDS encoding MFS transporter, which produces MAHFRFWILIGVVSISGFSQGMLLPLIAIIFENEGISSSLNGFHATALYLGILIASPFMEKPLRKYGYKPVITIGGAIVIVSLFLFPLWKSFWFWFVLRLLIGIGDHALHFGTQTWITSFSPKAKRGRNISIYGLSFGLGFALGPLMAPLVEINEALPFMLSTGLCLVAWLFLFFIQNDFPEDEVGMQSVSSTFERFRQAFKYAWVAFLPPLGYGFLEASLNGSFPVYALRIGFDVPTVSILLTAFAIGGIVFQLPLGMMSDKFGRKPVLQCILFFGGLCFLFAGVFEHSIYIVITLLFIAGMLVGSTFSLGISFMTDLTPKNLLPTGNLLCGIAFSVGSLVGPYISGMIIQYFEQVRFFSIVSFMLFSILMVVMMTKQNETIGKEKSVLQ; this is translated from the coding sequence ATGGCACATTTTCGCTTTTGGATTTTGATTGGTGTTGTTTCGATTTCAGGATTTAGCCAAGGTATGCTGTTACCCCTTATTGCAATCATCTTTGAAAATGAAGGCATTTCGTCATCATTAAACGGGTTTCACGCTACAGCACTTTATTTAGGAATTTTAATTGCTTCCCCGTTTATGGAAAAACCTTTGCGGAAATATGGATACAAACCTGTTATCACAATTGGGGGAGCGATTGTTATTGTTTCCTTATTTTTGTTTCCGCTTTGGAAATCCTTCTGGTTTTGGTTCGTATTACGTTTATTGATTGGAATTGGTGATCATGCCCTACATTTCGGAACCCAAACGTGGATTACGTCCTTTTCACCAAAGGCTAAAAGAGGACGTAACATATCAATTTATGGACTATCTTTCGGATTAGGATTTGCGCTTGGTCCGTTAATGGCTCCGCTTGTTGAAATTAATGAGGCATTGCCATTTATGCTTTCAACAGGTTTATGTCTCGTTGCATGGTTATTTTTATTTTTCATCCAAAACGATTTCCCTGAAGATGAAGTTGGCATGCAATCAGTCTCATCTACGTTTGAACGCTTTCGGCAAGCTTTTAAATATGCATGGGTAGCATTTTTGCCACCATTAGGATATGGATTTTTGGAAGCCTCTTTAAACGGAAGCTTCCCTGTATATGCGCTTCGAATTGGATTCGATGTTCCTACCGTATCTATACTTCTTACCGCTTTTGCAATTGGTGGAATTGTTTTTCAGCTTCCACTCGGTATGATGAGTGACAAATTCGGAAGAAAACCTGTATTACAATGTATTTTATTCTTCGGAGGACTTTGTTTTCTTTTCGCTGGCGTGTTTGAACACTCTATTTATATCGTCATCACGTTGCTATTTATTGCAGGTATGCTTGTCGGCTCGACCTTTTCATTAGGCATTAGCTTTATGACCGATTTAACACCTAAAAATTTATTACCTACTGGCAATTTACTTTGTGGAATTGCTTTTAGTGTTGGGAGTCTTGTCGGTCCCTATATTAGTGGAATGATCATTCAATATTTCGAACAAGTTCGCTTCTTTTCCATCGTAAGTTTTATGCTATTCAGCATTCTAATGGTTGTCATGATGACGAAACAAAATGAGACCATCGGGAAAGAAAAGTCTGTTCTTCAGTAA